The Acidobacteriota bacterium DNA segment AGCTCACCTGAGTCGGGGAGCCCATCCACAGCCGGTTGCTGGTCTTACGCCATGGGAGGCGGCGACGTGGAACCCGACTCCGCCGCGTCGGAGGGCAGACCGGTATACTTGTCTCATATGGCAGACCAGCGGCCCACCCCGGATCGGTCGGTGCTCGAGAAGACGCACCAGCAGATCAAGGAACCCGAGCTGTTCAGCGTCATCCTGCTCAACGATGATTACACGACGATGGAATTCGTGGTGCAGGTGCTGGAGTCGGTGTTCAACAAGGGGCCGGCCGAGGCGTTCCGGATCATGATGCAGGTTCACACCGGGGGGCAGGGACTGTGCGGCGTGTACCCCTGGGACATCGCGGAGACCAAGGTCGCGACCGTCCACGAACTGGCGGCCGATTGCGGGTTTCCGCTGCGGGCCAGCATCGAGAAAACCTGACACCCGAACTGGCTATACTGTAGGAAAGCACTGGAGACGAGGTCACGACCCGGGCGGGCGGCTTGCCCGGTGAATTGGGAACAGGTCGTGACACCGGTTCTGGAGAGGATCGCGCCCGTGTTCAGCACGTCGGTGGAAATGCTCCTGCACGTCACGTATCGGGAAGCGGTGTCGCGCCGCCACGCCCATCTGACGCTCGAGCATCTGCTGTACGTGATGGCCCACGACCTGGAGGGCGACAAGATTCTCGTTGCCTGCGGGGCGGATCTGCCCCGGCTCAGGCGTGAGCTCGATGTCTTTCTGCGCGAGCGCATCGAGCAGCTGCCGGCCGGTTCGGATCGCGAACCCGAACAGACGCTGGCGTTCAGGCGCACGCTGCAGGCCGCCGTGCTGCACGTGCAAAGCGCCGGTCGCGAAGAGGTTCGAAGCGGCGATATTCTGGCCGCCCTCATGCAGCAGTCGCGATCGTTTGCGGCCACGCTGCTCGGCGCACACGGCGTGACGCGGCTCGACATCCTCAACTTCATC contains these protein-coding regions:
- a CDS encoding ATP-dependent Clp protease adaptor ClpS, translating into MADQRPTPDRSVLEKTHQQIKEPELFSVILLNDDYTTMEFVVQVLESVFNKGPAEAFRIMMQVHTGGQGLCGVYPWDIAETKVATVHELAADCGFPLRASIEKT
- the clpA gene encoding ATP-dependent Clp protease ATP-binding subunit ClpA (ATPase and specificity subunit of the ClpA-ClpP ATP dependent serine protease; directs protease to specific substrates); this translates as MTPVLERIAPVFSTSVEMLLHVTYREAVSRRHAHLTLEHLLYVMAHDLEGDKILVACGADLPRLRRELDVFLRERIEQLPAGSDREPEQTLAFRRTLQAAVLHVQSAGREEVRSGDILAALMQQSRSFAATLLGAHGVTRLDILNFISHGVTKVPQSPQPAPDTPPPGDGQENSHEEGPAAAADPLAAYAVNLTERA